In one window of Osmia lignaria lignaria isolate PbOS001 chromosome 11, iyOsmLign1, whole genome shotgun sequence DNA:
- the TAF1B gene encoding TATA box-binding protein-associated factor RNA polymerase I subunit B: MSTCKVCNSTNFYKEAGYFFCQTCQTQNENIREEVLELRIDSSTRLRKTKIRQLRSDISGEELGWTSWELYNFVLIGLTNELIELGVPSDIKMTILQLWATYLRKIEVAFLSTKKKCIPKLARRYNSRDAEIIYGKVRIQKRYRKRKRTGSSASTSMISSFQSEGSSSRELSKNKKLLVAADYDRYLQSQASSDDANTGSQSVYSNQSSSVKSSIDERKVQFSSHAKQEAKKIKKLAKNIPKHKRAKYKATHISTQYKTGPHVITPMKLWAIIYLALRIHNQPIQLGDMLRYGREGHLSYYKLDHLLPPEVSSTKIEKHFLSQNVEITHKGMRRTIASMAKFLGVWNVICPDFLPLINRYCQELALPRGIQLYTERLIALAPPKMVFNSKKSYIPNYEGRAIAFIIVVLKTLLALDGVTEYQISRIAEKINSVVSDQDLVNGKLFSFNEWQRYIECRKTILTHTHFPTKLKYNLETAGINDLYIKFLEHMSSKTNKKEPDIKNSKHFLPEELISAMTKHISSLSINDLPPKAAEIFPPSLTPLHSYLQQLLDHPLYDIPAIARNDFFLTKVGYMTKPNLLMDLAAQCDIELEIIDSSLHFLEKYVPPFEQPKMPSMKELQELVDVEDDSKVRSVNASESLNDYLHAKMPCRVKFDTTKQRYYDSAVNTMKNLKNVDVESDFTFGKTLPNGKLAIPVHSDTEDENEEEDTNVISNIKSENIQLKNTFCDKYNLCLSLAEKGSISKLDATEKIHFRKQKHKMARDTKGQFIKGTSVSVQGTKNEVSNNLNLDSDVAVKVENTHKSRNDSCELNVSTSVTKEIKYITEERHRFFRPFTEYWMYHCIFSRVKPKNFAVFERALPRTFRWLLNECALIVEMSTEDLYEEVCLIETYHAHVLKPRNSKTNHSSNTDRLSKNQLNLILSKW, from the exons ATGTCCACGTGCAAAGTTTGCAATAGCACGAACTTTTACAAAGAAGCTGGTTATTTTTTCTGTCAAACATGCCAAACTCAGAACgag AATATCCGGGAGGAGGTCCTCGAATTGCGTATAGATAGTTCAACAAGATTGCGGAAAACGAAAATCAGACAATTAAGATCTGATATATCAG GTGAAGAACTTGGATGGACTTCGTGGGAGCTGTACAATTTTGTTCTTATTGGATTGACAAATGAACTTATAGAACTCGGAGTTCcttctgatataaaaatgaCAATATTACAATTATGGGCAACGTATTTAAGAAAGATAGAAGTTGCATTTCTCTCAACTAAGAAAAAATGTATACCAAAGTTGGCTAGAAGATATAACAGCAG GGATGCTGAAATTATTTATGGTAAAGTAAGAATTCAAAAAAGATATAGAAAACGCAAGAGAACTGGCAGCAGTGCTAGCACTTCCATGATATCAAGTTTTCAAAGCGAGGGTAGTTCTAGTAGAGAGTTAAGTAAAAACAAG aaACTTTTAGTAGCTGCAGATTATGATAGGTACCTTCAATCTCAAGCTAGTTCTGACGATGCTAATACAGGTAGCCAAAGTGTATATAGCAATCAGTCTAGCTCTGTAAAATCTTCGATCGATGAAAGGAA AGTGCAATTCAGCTCGCATGCTaaacaagaagcaaaaaagattaaaaaactAGCTAAAAATATACCTAAGCATAAGAGAGCTAAATACAAAGCAACCCACATAAGTACTCAGTATAAAACGGGACCTCATGTGATTACACCAATGAAATTATGGGCAATTATATATCTAGCTCTAAGAATTCATAATCAGCCTATACAATTAGGAGATATGCTAAG ATACGGAAGAGAAGGACATTTATCTTACTACAAGTTAGATCATTTATTACCACCAGAAGTAAGTTCAACTAAAATCGAAAAACACTTTTTATCGCAAAACGTTGAAATTACGCATAAAGGTATGAGGCGAACTATTGCGAGTATGGCAAAATTTCTCGGCGTGTGGAATGTAATTTGCCCAGATTTTTTACCTTTAATTAATCGATATTGTCAAGAATTAGCATTACCaa GAGGTATTCAATTATACACCGAAAGATTAATAGCGTTAGCACCTCCCAAAATGgtatttaattcaaaaaaatCATATATTCCGAATTATGAGGGTCGTGCAATAGCATTTATTATTGTAGTATTAAAAACTTTACTTGCCTTAGATGGTGTAACTGAGTATCAAATTAGCAGAATTGCAGAGAAAATCAACAg cGTTGTTTCTGATCAAGATTTGGTCAATGGGAAACTGTTTAGTTTTAACGAGTGGCAAAGATACATCGAATGTAGGAAAACGATTTTAACGCATACACATTTTCCAACCAAACTAAAGTATAATCTGGAAACAGCTGGGATTAACGATTTATACATCAAGTTTTTAGAACATATGTCCTCTaaaacgaataaaaaagaaccagatataaaaaattcgaaacatttTCTACCTGAAGAACTTATTAGTGCCATGACAAAACACATAAGTAGTTTGAGTATTAACGATTTACCGCCCAAGGCAGCAGAGATATTCCCACCGTCTTTAACACCACTTCATTCGTACCTTCAGCAGTTATTGGATCATCCACTTTATGATATTCCTGCTATAGCACGAAATGACTTCTTCCTTACAAAAGTTGGATACATGACAAAGCCTAATTT GCTCATGGACTTGGCAGCCCAGTGCGATATTGAGTTAGAAATAATTGATTCGAGCTTACATTTTCTGGAAAAATATGTACCTCCATTTGAACAGCCTAAAATGCCAAGTATGAAAGAACTACAGGAACTCGTAGACGTGGAAGATGATTCAAAAGTTCGATCCGTAAACGCAAGTGAAAGCCTGAACGATTATTTACATGCTAAAATGCCATGTAGAGTGAAATTTGATACCACTAAACAACGGTATTACGATAGTGCTGTAAATAcaatgaagaatttaaaaaatgttgatGTAGAAAGTGATTTTACATTTGGTAAAACCTTACCAAATGGAAAATTAGCAATTCCTGTTCATAGCGATACTGAAGATGAAAACGAGGAAGAAGACACAAATGTTATTAGTAACATTAAATCAGAAAATATACAATTGAAAAATACTTTTTgtgataaatataatttatgctTGTCGCTCGCGGAAAAGGGATCTATTAGTAAATTAGATGCGACAGAGAAGATACATTTTAGGAAACAAAAACATAAAATGGCGCGAGATACTAAAGGCCAGTTTATAAAAGGCACCAGCGTGTCTGTACAAGGCACAAAAAATGAAGTATCAAATAATCTTAATTTAGATAGTGACGTCGCTGTAAAAGTTGAAAATACTCATAAGAGTAGGAATGATTCTTGCGAACTTAATGTTTCAACATCGGTCACAAAAGAGATAAAATATATAACTGAAGAAAGACATCGATTTTTTAGACCTTTTACGGAATACTGGATGTATCATTGCATATTCAGTCGTGTAAAACCAAAGAATTTTGCAGTGTTTGAAAGAGCACTGCCAAGAACATTTCGTTGGCTGCTAAACGAATGCGCGCTTATCGTAGAGATGTCGACGGAAGATCTTTACGAGGAAGTATGTTTAATAGAAACTTATCACGCTCACGTTTTGAAACCTCGTAATTCTAAAACTAATCATTCTAGCAATACAGATCGACTGTCCAAAAATCAATTGAATTTAATCTTAAGTAAATGGTGA